One region of Hymenobacter sediminicola genomic DNA includes:
- a CDS encoding ComEA family DNA-binding protein yields MSIPTRPAKATAKPAGPWASFRTARRRFFGFSRRETSGFVVLLALLVLLLFAPQLLRPHLLAYNPAPDRQQLDAWATELAAQRQPRPVYGRNSRYPKRSYAARATIAQVPLAPFDPNLFSATDWQARGLPAWLSERLVKYRDAVGGFRAKEQLRKAYGLSDTTYARLAPYIQLPEQLPAREPRTYAGRAADGSTSRFPAKTFDRASPASQYQRKPRNLQPFDLNTADTTQLMQIRGIGRGLSARVVEYRQRLGGFRSPGQLAELYSLRDAPDLVDSLRKYTFVRAGYAPAGVDVNNASFEELQTHPYVGKRLARVLVSYRQQHGPFRQPTDLRQIRILDDATYEKLLPYLLLR; encoded by the coding sequence ATGTCAATTCCTACCCGACCTGCCAAGGCTACTGCCAAGCCGGCCGGCCCCTGGGCGTCATTCCGCACAGCCCGACGACGGTTTTTTGGTTTTTCGCGCCGCGAGACTTCCGGTTTCGTTGTGCTGCTGGCGCTGTTGGTGCTGCTGCTTTTCGCGCCCCAATTGCTGCGTCCGCATTTGCTCGCGTACAACCCTGCCCCCGACCGGCAACAGCTTGATGCGTGGGCCACCGAGCTGGCGGCCCAACGCCAGCCACGCCCGGTCTATGGCCGCAACAGCCGCTACCCCAAACGCAGCTATGCGGCCCGCGCCACCATTGCGCAGGTACCGCTGGCCCCCTTCGATCCTAACCTGTTTTCGGCAACAGATTGGCAGGCACGTGGGCTGCCAGCATGGCTAAGCGAACGGCTGGTGAAGTACCGAGATGCGGTGGGCGGCTTCCGGGCCAAAGAGCAGTTGCGCAAAGCCTACGGCCTATCGGATACCACGTATGCGCGGCTGGCGCCCTACATCCAGCTCCCCGAACAATTACCGGCTCGGGAGCCACGCACGTATGCGGGCCGTGCTGCTGACGGTAGTACCAGCCGCTTTCCCGCTAAGACCTTCGATAGAGCCAGCCCTGCTTCACAATACCAGCGCAAGCCGCGCAACCTGCAGCCCTTCGACCTGAATACAGCCGATACCACCCAACTGATGCAGATCCGAGGTATCGGGCGTGGATTGTCGGCGCGGGTGGTAGAGTACCGGCAGCGGCTGGGCGGTTTCCGCAGCCCCGGGCAGCTGGCCGAGCTGTACAGCCTCCGCGACGCCCCGGACCTAGTGGACAGCCTGCGCAAGTACACTTTCGTGCGCGCCGGTTATGCGCCGGCCGGTGTTGATGTCAACAATGCATCTTTTGAGGAGTTGCAGACGCATCCGTACGTGGGCAAGCGGCTGGCCCGCGTGCTGGTGTCCTATCGTCAACAGCACGGCCCTTTCCGCCAACCCACCGACCTGCGCCAGATCCGTATTCTGGATGATGCGACGTACGAAAAGCTGCTGCCCTATTTGCTGCTCCGATAA
- a CDS encoding DinB family protein encodes MSQPVTSTTEFFDGLTAELVALRDVTQQRFKALTDDQLNRRPSPDKWSVGQCLEHLNIVGGLYLPTITRKLKQAQERGSKPASTVKHGYIGRKMTEALRVPPTQKAIKTPQQFAPSGSRLPRTVVEVFSRQLDELLNLLEQARQVNANAVRIPNPIIPLLWPRLTDVAEMMVVHIKRHVAQAERVLDSRAATS; translated from the coding sequence ATGAGTCAGCCAGTTACCAGCACAACCGAGTTTTTTGATGGCCTGACCGCCGAGCTGGTCGCCCTGCGTGACGTGACGCAGCAACGCTTTAAAGCTCTCACCGACGACCAACTGAACCGCCGCCCTTCACCCGATAAATGGAGTGTAGGACAGTGCCTGGAGCACCTCAATATTGTGGGCGGCCTTTACCTGCCCACCATCACGCGCAAGCTGAAACAAGCTCAGGAGCGCGGCAGCAAGCCGGCCAGCACTGTGAAGCACGGCTACATTGGCCGCAAAATGACGGAAGCTCTGCGCGTGCCGCCTACCCAGAAGGCCATAAAAACGCCCCAGCAGTTTGCGCCCAGCGGTTCGCGGCTGCCACGCACGGTAGTAGAAGTGTTCAGCCGGCAACTCGACGAGCTACTCAACCTGCTGGAGCAAGCGCGACAGGTAAATGCCAATGCCGTACGGATTCCCAACCCGATTATTCCGCTGCTCTGGCCTCGCCTCACCGATGTTGCCGAAATGATGGTGGTGCACATCAAGCGCCACGTTGCGCAGGCCGAACGGGTGCTCGATAGCCGGGCGGCGACATCCTGA